GCGGAATTGCCCGACGCCGTTGAAACCGATCCGACGCGGTTGAGGCAGGTGCTGGTGAATATCGTGGGCAACGCCGTCAAGTTTACGGAGCGCGGCGCGGTGCATGTGGCGATACGCTGGCGCGGACCGCGGACCGAACCGGGCAGCCTCGAAGTCGCCATCCGCGATTCCGGCATCGGCATGAGCGGGAAGGAGTTGAGCCGATTGTTTCGCCCGTTCAGCCAGGCCGACGGGTCGACTTCGCGGCGCTATGGCGGCACGGGCCTGGGACTGGCGATCTGTCGCCGCCTGGTGCAGATGATGGGCGGGTCGATCGAGGTGACCAGCGAACCGGAGCAGGGAAGCTGTTTCACGGTCAGCCTGCCGGTCGCCCGAACGCGGTGGCACAACGCCGACGATGCCACGGCGCGGCGTGACGATGCCGCACCACACGATGCCGCGATTTCTCGCGGTGCGGACCATGCTTGGCTGGCCGGCTGCCGCATTTTGCTGGCGGAAGACAGCGCCGACAACCAGCGGCTGATTCGCTATGTGTTGCAAAGCGCCGGGGCGGAGGTCGCCCTGGCCGACAACGGCCAGTCGGCCCTCGAATTGGCGATGGACGAACTCCGTCAAGGCTCCGCCTTCGACCTGATTCTGATGGACATGCAGATGCCGGTTCTGGACGGTTATGAAGCCACGGGCCGCCTGCGTGCGGCCGGCTATCGCAGCCCGATCATCGCCCTGACGGCACACGCGCTCAGCACCGAGCACGACAAGTGCCGGGCGGCCGGCTGCGACGACGTGTGTACCAAGCCGATCGACCGCGCCGCGTTTTTCGCCGCCCTCCGCCGAGCACGCACGCCTGCGACCTCGGCACGCGGATGTACGATCTTCCAAGTCCATGGTACACGGAACCTGTAGCTCCGACACTCCGGCGGAGGCAGCGGTCGCCGCGGACCTTGAAGATTTCCGGGTAGTCCTACACGATCACCGGGGGTCCGAACAGGTTCCGACGGAGCGTCCGCAGGGCCTCGGCCGACGCGGCAGGCGACACGTTTGTCGCGTCCAACGTTCCGGAACCGGTGCGACTTCGGTTGCACGTCCCTCAGCGGCACGTTGAGGTCCTGGAGCACCTCGAGCGCGTGCCGCACGCCCCCCGGTGGCGCGCTGCTAAACAAAAGCGCCGCGCGCGGCGCTTTTGTTTAGGCTCGTGCGGAACCTGCGTTGTAAGTTCATGGAAGGCCAGCGCTGAGATTAAGCAGACAACGCCTTGTGGCACACGCTTAGCGACTTTGGCCAGATCAGGATTACTGAGCGGCGGTAGGCTGGCGAGCCGAAAAACGCCGCGCGCCAGTTGCTCCAGCTCGCCGGTGCTCCAGCTCGCCGGTGCTCCAGCTCGCCGGCGTCTCTCATGGCATAGAGTGTGCGCGGATGGATGCCCACCGCGAGCGCTTCGCTCGTTGGGAAGATATCCCCAAGTCTGCCGAAGTCCTTCTGGGCGTGTTCGTTCGCAGTAGCCATTTGCGGTGCTTGCGGGTGCTGGATAGAAATGCTATCACATTCTACGGAGTATGCGCGTTTTTATCCAGGTCGGTCCTCAATGGTAGGCCCTTTCGCCGAGCTTGCGCGGCGTGGGCCGGCGAGTCGGGGCGTGCGGCATTGCCGAAAAGGTTACTCTTCACGGCGGGGGAAGCTGCATCTTGGGGGGTCGGGGCGAACGGGCGGCGTGGTGAAGTCGAGGCCAAGTTTCGCGTCTTCGGCGAAGCGCACGAAGGCCCAGACGGTATTGAAGCGGCGGCCGTAGCGCCGCTCCAGGTGATCGATAATCACGCGCCGCGCCGCGGTCGTCCGTAGCCCGGTACGGGCGTCATTCGATAGCCCAGGGTGGAGCGCAGCGCAACCCTGGGTTGTCGAACAGCAAGATGCGTCGTGGCCCTTGTATGACGCGATTTGCTTGTTCGTAGACCACGACCTTCGGTCATGGCAGACCGGAGGTTACGGGAGCCGCGAGGAGATCTTTTTAGCCCCTGAGGCATTGACCTCTTCTTTCAGATTGATCCCTCCGGCCTTTGAGTGAGGCTTTGTTGCATCATGCGGCTCGACCGCTCATCACAAGGATCGCCGACCTCATTGGGACTGCGGAGGAGGCTCACGACCCCGGCTTGTTCCATTCAACCCCTTTGCGAGAATCACGATGTCCCATCGTCCCCCTAACTCCGCTGTCGTGTCCATCGGCGTTGGCATCGATACCGCACGCTACGGCCATCACGTTACCTTCCTGGATGCCGAGCCGCAGCAAGCCGCGCCTTCGGGGTCGGCACTCGCGTGGCTGCTGGTGTTGTTCATTTCCGCCGGCGGCATTGCACTTGGACAAACCTCGCCCAAGAAGCCGGCCGCCAAACCGCCGGCCCGAACCAGTGAAAAGAAACCCGCGGCCCCGGCGGCCCGTTCCACAAAGCCCGCCGCGAAACCCGCCAAACCGACGGCGGAAGCGGCGCCTGCGACGGCCGACGCTGACGCCGAGGACGATCGCCAGCGGCAAATCGTCGAGCGGTTCCTGACGGTGCTCGAAAAGAACCCGCGACGCGGCACGGCGCTCGATCGCATTTATGGCCATCACGTCGAACGCGGCACGCTCGATCAGCTTGTCGAAAAGTATCGCGCGCGGACCGCCGAAGACGGCGGCGACGCCGCGGCCTGGATGATCGTGGGCCTGCTCGAATCGCAACGCGGACACGACGCGGCCGCCGTGGCCGCTTTCCAACAGGCCGAAAAGGCGGAGGCCAAAAACTACCTCGCGCCCTATTACCTGGGCCAGTCGCTGGTGCTGGTCGGCCAGCCCGAAGCCGCCGCCGCGGCCTTCGAGCGGGCCATCGAGCGCAAGCCGCCGCCCGCCGAACTGCTCGACGTGTTCCAGGCCCTGGGACGCGTTTATCAACGCGCCCAACGCAACCAGCAGGCGCTGGCCGTCTGGACGCGGCTGGAAAAACTGTTTCCCAACGATGCCCGCGTCGAGGAGCAGATTGCCTCGACGCTGGCCGAAGAGGGCGAGCACGCCGAGGCCCTGACCCGCTACAAAAAACTGGCGCAGGCTACGAAGGACCGCTATCGGCAATCGCTGTTTCGCATGGAGGCCGGCGAGCTGGAGCTGAAGCTCGGCCAGACCACGCAGGCTCTGGGCGATTTCGAGAACATGCTGGCGGACCTGAACCCCGATAGCTGGCTCTATCGCGAAGTTCGCCGCCGCATCGAGGAAGCGTTTTTGCGCAACGACGACCAGGCCGGCCTGGCCAAGTATTACACCGCCTGGCTGGAGAAGCACGGCGACGACGTCGACGGCATGGCCCGTCTGGCCCACACGCTGGCCACGCAGGGCCGCGTGCCCGAAGCCCAGACCTGGCTGGAAAAGGCGATCAAGCTCGCCCCTTCGCGCAAGGAGCTTCGGCGGACGTTCATCGGGCAATTGGTTTACGACCAGCGTTGGCCCGAAGCGATCGCGCAGTACGAGGCGCTCGACAAGGCCGACCCCAACAATCCCGACTATCTGCGCGAGTGGGGGCAAATCATCCTGCGCGACAAGTCGCGCGACGAAACCGAACGCAAAAAGGCGGCGGCCGACGTCTGGCGGCGGTTGACTGCCGCGCGGCCGAAAGATCCGCTGGCCGCCACGCAAGTGGCCGACCTGTTCCGCCACGCCGAGATGCCCGACGAGGCGCTGGAATACTATCGCCGGGCGGTCGAGCTCGATCCCGAATCGCCGCAATATCGCGAGTATCTCGGCGAGTACTATCACACGCTCAAGCGGTCCGACGAAGCGCTGGCCACCTGGCGGGCCATCGCCGCGGCGCCGAACCGCAACGCCAAAAACCTGGCGCGGCTGGCCGAGGTGTTGTCGGGCTTCGGCTATCTGAAGGAAGCCGTGAAAACGATGGGCGAGGCCTGCGAGTTGGAAAACGACGATTTCGCCCGGCAGCTCAAGTACGCCGACCTGCTTGGCCAGGACCGGCAATTCGACGCGGCACTCGCGCAGCTTGACCAGGCCGACAAGCTGGCCGAGAACGACGAAGAACGCGAGGAAGTGCTGAAGGGACAAATCAAGGTCTTCGAGGGGGCCGAGCGGCTGACGGCCGTAATCGACGCCTTGGCCAAACAGCTTGAGGCGGGCGACGCCGCCGCGGCCGGCTGGTATCGGCTGGCCCGCTTGCGCGAGGCTGCCCGGCAGTTTCCCGAAGCCACCGCGGCCATCAACAAGTCGCTGGAGCGGGACGGCAAATCGGTGGTCGCGTTGACGGCGGCCGCGCGGATCGAAGAAGCGTCGGGCAACCTGCTCGATGCGGCCCAGACGTATCGCAAGCTGGCGGCCATCGACCGCCGCTCGCGGACGCTCTACTTGACCGAGGTGGCCAAGCTCGAAGCCCGCCTCGGCCGCCGCGACGACGCCTTGGCCGCCGGCCGCGATCTGCTGGCCGCCGCGCCGGGCAACCCGGAGCATTACGAATTCTTCGCCGAGCTTTGTTTCCAGCTCGGCCAGAACGACGAAGGGTTGGAGACGCTGCGACGCTCGTTGCGGGCCAACCCCAGCGAGCCGAAAGTGCTGCTCACCTTGGCCAAGGCGCTGGCCGACCGGTTTCGCACCGACGAGGCGATCGAGCTGTATTGGCGGGCCTTCGAGAAGGCCGGCGAGCTGGAGCCCAAGCTCGACGTGGTGTCGCGGCTGGCCGACCTCTATCTGCAAACCAACCAGTTCGACCGCTTGCTGGAGCGGCTGGAACGTTTGCGGCGCGAAGCCAAGGAGTCGCGCGAGCTGAGCATCTGCGTGGCGCAGGCCTATCACTCCGCCGGCGACTATGGCACGGCCGGGCAGGAACTGGTGCGGCTGTTGTCGCAGAACCCCAGCGACACGCAGCTTTTGCAGCAGCTTTCGACCTTGCTCGAAGCCGAAGGCGACGTGGCCGAGGCCGCCAAGTATCAGCAGCAGTTGGTGCATCTGGCGCCCAGCAAAGAAACCGAGACGCGGCTGGCCATGTTGCTGGCCCGCGCCGGAGCGACCGAAGAGGCCGGCACCATCTGGCAGCATCTGACCGAAAAGGAAGAGGAACCCGAAAAAATCTTCAAAGCGATCGACAGCCTGATCGGTTCGGGCAAGCGCGACACCGCGCTGGCCGTGACCGAGCGGATTCTGCGCGAGCAGCCGAACAATTGGGAAGCGCTTTACCGCGAAGTGGCCGTGCTGGCCGACGACAAGCCCCAGGAGGCCGCGGCCCGCTGCCGGGCCATTCTGGCGCTGCGGCTGAACGACGACGAGCCGAACGCCGCAACGAAGGCCTTCAAGGGCCGCGAGGCCCGCAAACCGGCGGGCGTCTCGGCGCGTCAACTGTCGCCTTTCGCCCAATCGTTGCCGGTGCAAAACCGTGCGCAGATGAGCTACCAGATTCGCAATGCCACCGGCCTGCAGGTGCAGCAGTATTACGGAAACCAGCCCCAGCTTTGGACGCCCGGCGATTTCGGCCAGGCGCGGATGGCGGCCTTGGGTTGGCTGTTGGCCTTTGCCGAGAAGGAAAAGAAACAGGACGCGTTCCTGGCGGAACAACGTGCGGCGCGCGACGAGGCCGAAAAATCGAAGAATCTCGACCGCATGGCGCGTACACGCTGGGACTGGTATTATTTGCAGTCCGTGCGGCAAGACTACCCGGAAACGTTCGCCGCCGCCAAGGCGCTGGCGGAAGGCGACGATCCGACGGGGCAGTTCGTTTACTTGGCCTCGCTGGGCAACCGTACCGTCCAGCAAAACGTGCGCGTGGTCCGCAACAACGACGACACCGACAACGTCGAGCCGCTGGCGGCCGACGAATTGGAGCGGATGTTGGCCGCCTACCGCAACATCCAGCAGAAGCGGCCGGAGCTGTTCGAACAAGCCGGCTACTACGGGCAAATGATCGTCAACAACGTGACCACGGAACTGCGGCGTGCCAAGCGCACGGACGAAGAGCAGCAGATCTATCGCCAGGCGCTGGCCAAGGCAGATCAAGGGATATCGATCGCCACCATGTTGACGCTGTCCGGCCAGCGCGGCGACATGGAAGGCACGCTCGAATTGCTCGATCGGTTGGCGAAGCAACCGGCCAGCCGCGGCGGCGGAAGCATGGTTCAAAACTATGGCTACAACATCGCCAGCCCGCTAAATCGGCTGATGGGGGAGCTGGCCGATGCGAAGCGCTATGGCGACATCTTGCGGCTCTACGATCGCTATTGGGCATACGTCCTGCAACAAAAGCGGACCGCCGCTCGCCCGACGGCCGCGCGCCGTTCCACCTCGGTCGCATCCCTGCCTTACTTCACCATTTATGTCGGCAAGACCCCCAAGAACATCCGCGTGGCCTTTCCGTTGCCGAACAACTACTTTGATTTCAACGCCATCCAGTTGCTGCGGAACGCCTACGAACTTTATAAGCGCGACGACCTGCTGAGCGACCTGGTGGCCCACCTGCGTGCCGCCGCGACGGGCGACGCGCCGGCCGCCGAACGCATCTATCCGCAGTTGGCGCTGGCTTACGTACAGTCGTGGGAAGAATCGCCGCGCGAGGCGGTCGACGACTTTGCCCGTGCCTGCGAACTGGCCCCCGACGACCTGAACCTGAAGCTCGACCTGGCCGAGCTGCGCGAGACCAATGGCGACCTGGACGAGGCCCTGGCCCTCGCCGACGCGGTGACGCCGCTCGACCAATCGACGATGCAGCGCCGCGAGTTGCTGGCCTTGCGCGTGGCGGTGCGATCGGGCGACCTGGAGCGGGCGCGGCAGGCCGCCGAACGGCTGTTCGGGCTGCGGCTCGACGCCGAGATGCAGGTGGAGCTGGCCGCGCAGATGCGGCAGTTGGGCATGCACGATCTGGCCGAAGCCGTCATGGCCCGTGCCCAGCGTCAGGCCGGCAACCGCAGCGGCGCGCTGATGGCCTTGATGCTGCAATATCAGGGGCAGAACAAGCCCGACGTGGCCGCCCAGGTGGCGCATCAAATCCTGCGTCGCGTGCCCGGCCGACAGCGCGATCCGAATATGGGGCAGACGCCCGACGACGCGGCCCGCGGGCAGGCCATCACGGTGCTGGCCCGCACCGGCAAGCTGAAAGACATGATCGCGCGGGCCGAGGCCCAGCTCAAGAACTCGCCGCACTCGGTGCAGATCTATCAGACGCTGGCCGAATACTATCAGGCGGCCGGCGATCGCAAAAAGAGCGCCGAGTTGTATCAGCAGATGGCCGCCGCCCGGCCCGACGACGCGCGGCTGCAATATCAGGTGGCGCAGCAACTCTCGCAGTCGGGCGATCCCGCTGCGGCCGTCGAGCATTACCGGGCCGCCATCAAGAAAGAGCCGCGTTTGTTCGGCAACAACTATTGGCAAGTGGAGCAGACCTTCCGCCAGGCCAAGAAGGAAGAAGAGCTGGTCAAGCTGCTGGAAGAGATCGACCTGAAGGCGATCGGCCAGTATTACATGATCACGAACCTCATCCAAAACATGGGGCGCAATGACAACCAGCGGCCGCTGGCGATGAAACTTTTCAAGCGGGCCTGGGAGGCGTTTCCGGCGCAGCGGGCGCAAATCATCTCTCAAATGTATGACAACACCTTCTGGGAGACGCAGGAGGCCTACGACTATGCTCGCGACGCCCTCATCCCGCGTGGAGACGCCGCGGTGCCCGACGCCTGGGCCGGCGTGAGCAGCGTGATGTCGTTCAGCGGCGACGGCCGCGTGAACAGCCTCGTGACGCGCTTTCTGGACGGCGCCGCCAAGCGCAACGAGCTGGAGCCGCTCAGCGCGGAGCTGGCAACGGCCGTCAAAAAATTCCCGCAGTGGACGAGCGGCAAGTTGCTGTTGGGTCTGGTCGAGGCCCGCCGCGGTCAGGTGGCCCAAAGCCGCGCCGCGATCGAGGAGTTGCTGGCCGACCGGCGATCGCCGATGCCGTCCTATGCCTGCTGGGTCGCCGGCCAGGAGCTGGAAAACCGCGGCGAACTGAACGACCTGGCGATGAAGCTCTACGAGAGCACCGTCGACAGCTCCGACGTGCGGACGAACTTCAGCTACAGTCCGCTCAAACGCCTGGTGGGAATCTATCACAAGGCGGGCCGCGACGAGGATGGCCGCGCCCTGGTGCTGAAGCTTGCCAAAGAAAAAGACTATGCGAACTACGATCCCAATTATGCGGCTTATCAGCAGGTGCAAAACCGGAACTCGGTCGGCCAGCAACTGCTCGAACTGGGCTATGCCGCTGACGCGGCGAAAATCTACAACGAGCTGCTGGCCGACAGCGAATCGTTCGAGCTGGCGCAACAATTCGGCGGCAGCTACCTCAAGCAGCAGGTCGAACAGGGGATGGCCAAGGCGATGCAGGGCCTCAAGCCCGACGGCCTGCGACGCGCGGTCGACGCGCTGCTGAAGCCGGCCGGCAAGGAGGCGGGCGACGGCGCGGCGATCGACCTGATGTTGATGGTTCAGCCCCGCGACCTGGCGCGGGCTGAGTTGACGAGCATGCTGGCCGGCGTGCTCAAATCGGCCGGTTCCGTGCCGGACGCGCAAGAGTTGGCCAATTCTCGCGTGAAGCAACTCGTGAGCGATCA
The DNA window shown above is from Pirellulales bacterium and carries:
- a CDS encoding ATP-binding protein; translated protein: MSVWIPIFVAVYQFLGIPAGADILLIAALLLVAIPFVLRATRRARLCGNLLVALAFGTYTALALVTGGPAAAVTPWYVSLPIIAAFVAGMRWATVWTLLGVLTLCGLFAAREGGVDFPSPCTAAGLRFLQLAGLLGIVLCTAGLTFVFKALERRQRAALERALFAAQAADRAKSEFLANMSHEIRTPLTAILGYTELLREAARNPAEVERISHGEALATIYRNGEHLLQVINDILDLSKIEAGQLEVELGFFSPRQLVDDVLALFEAAASAKSLRLEACFDAELPDAVETDPTRLRQVLVNIVGNAVKFTERGAVHVAIRWRGPRTEPGSLEVAIRDSGIGMSGKELSRLFRPFSQADGSTSRRYGGTGLGLAICRRLVQMMGGSIEVTSEPEQGSCFTVSLPVARTRWHNADDATARRDDAAPHDAAISRGADHAWLAGCRILLAEDSADNQRLIRYVLQSAGAEVALADNGQSALELAMDELRQGSAFDLILMDMQMPVLDGYEATGRLRAAGYRSPIIALTAHALSTEHDKCRAAGCDDVCTKPIDRAAFFAALRRARTPATSARGCTIFQVHGTRNL
- a CDS encoding DUF1583 domain-containing protein, which translates into the protein MSIGVGIDTARYGHHVTFLDAEPQQAAPSGSALAWLLVLFISAGGIALGQTSPKKPAAKPPARTSEKKPAAPAARSTKPAAKPAKPTAEAAPATADADAEDDRQRQIVERFLTVLEKNPRRGTALDRIYGHHVERGTLDQLVEKYRARTAEDGGDAAAWMIVGLLESQRGHDAAAVAAFQQAEKAEAKNYLAPYYLGQSLVLVGQPEAAAAAFERAIERKPPPAELLDVFQALGRVYQRAQRNQQALAVWTRLEKLFPNDARVEEQIASTLAEEGEHAEALTRYKKLAQATKDRYRQSLFRMEAGELELKLGQTTQALGDFENMLADLNPDSWLYREVRRRIEEAFLRNDDQAGLAKYYTAWLEKHGDDVDGMARLAHTLATQGRVPEAQTWLEKAIKLAPSRKELRRTFIGQLVYDQRWPEAIAQYEALDKADPNNPDYLREWGQIILRDKSRDETERKKAAADVWRRLTAARPKDPLAATQVADLFRHAEMPDEALEYYRRAVELDPESPQYREYLGEYYHTLKRSDEALATWRAIAAAPNRNAKNLARLAEVLSGFGYLKEAVKTMGEACELENDDFARQLKYADLLGQDRQFDAALAQLDQADKLAENDEEREEVLKGQIKVFEGAERLTAVIDALAKQLEAGDAAAAGWYRLARLREAARQFPEATAAINKSLERDGKSVVALTAAARIEEASGNLLDAAQTYRKLAAIDRRSRTLYLTEVAKLEARLGRRDDALAAGRDLLAAAPGNPEHYEFFAELCFQLGQNDEGLETLRRSLRANPSEPKVLLTLAKALADRFRTDEAIELYWRAFEKAGELEPKLDVVSRLADLYLQTNQFDRLLERLERLRREAKESRELSICVAQAYHSAGDYGTAGQELVRLLSQNPSDTQLLQQLSTLLEAEGDVAEAAKYQQQLVHLAPSKETETRLAMLLARAGATEEAGTIWQHLTEKEEEPEKIFKAIDSLIGSGKRDTALAVTERILREQPNNWEALYREVAVLADDKPQEAAARCRAILALRLNDDEPNAATKAFKGREARKPAGVSARQLSPFAQSLPVQNRAQMSYQIRNATGLQVQQYYGNQPQLWTPGDFGQARMAALGWLLAFAEKEKKQDAFLAEQRAARDEAEKSKNLDRMARTRWDWYYLQSVRQDYPETFAAAKALAEGDDPTGQFVYLASLGNRTVQQNVRVVRNNDDTDNVEPLAADELERMLAAYRNIQQKRPELFEQAGYYGQMIVNNVTTELRRAKRTDEEQQIYRQALAKADQGISIATMLTLSGQRGDMEGTLELLDRLAKQPASRGGGSMVQNYGYNIASPLNRLMGELADAKRYGDILRLYDRYWAYVLQQKRTAARPTAARRSTSVASLPYFTIYVGKTPKNIRVAFPLPNNYFDFNAIQLLRNAYELYKRDDLLSDLVAHLRAAATGDAPAAERIYPQLALAYVQSWEESPREAVDDFARACELAPDDLNLKLDLAELRETNGDLDEALALADAVTPLDQSTMQRRELLALRVAVRSGDLERARQAAERLFGLRLDAEMQVELAAQMRQLGMHDLAEAVMARAQRQAGNRSGALMALMLQYQGQNKPDVAAQVAHQILRRVPGRQRDPNMGQTPDDAARGQAITVLARTGKLKDMIARAEAQLKNSPHSVQIYQTLAEYYQAAGDRKKSAELYQQMAAARPDDARLQYQVAQQLSQSGDPAAAVEHYRAAIKKEPRLFGNNYWQVEQTFRQAKKEEELVKLLEEIDLKAIGQYYMITNLIQNMGRNDNQRPLAMKLFKRAWEAFPAQRAQIISQMYDNTFWETQEAYDYARDALIPRGDAAVPDAWAGVSSVMSFSGDGRVNSLVTRFLDGAAKRNELEPLSAELATAVKKFPQWTSGKLLLGLVEARRGQVAQSRAAIEELLADRRSPMPSYACWVAGQELENRGELNDLAMKLYESTVDSSDVRTNFSYSPLKRLVGIYHKAGRDEDGRALVLKLAKEKDYANYDPNYAAYQQVQNRNSVGQQLLELGYAADAAKIYNELLADSESFELAQQFGGSYLKQQVEQGMAKAMQGLKPDGLRRAVDALLKPAGKEAGDGAAIDLMLMVQPRDLARAELTSMLAGVLKSAGSVPDAQELANSRVKQLVSDHPRDFSVQIAAVLEALAGGKADPISAAVERLQKLVAETPLEELPDGARPNARQRAEAARQIGLWLVARECVKQEPLRDAGDKFAERALQAARRQLDAIYALAMLRERGQAELDRGDHAAAERSWGEMLQLVLPPPAEKKRGSEGASRRVEKASLRAPAHHQGQGRRMKAEGRNPFSTFVILPSAFRSAVAGAEPGREKPRTFAHGSAARRCPGADQPGHRLATSLALLSNVDPARLCPSHRLKLAANIAAATLVTYQYIDQAQRPAAPTARPANPATKPVGLPVATLQQFDQAMDIAALAAEHKLHELSLRAVREVLRAGPPAVPMKAMQRGGPGMVVRSRSNQPDNDQSQIAQRVEQRLSRLDALWKRRAAPPEAVYQTLVEAVMPAGRPGEILLYAPPLTVGSLRNPTSAGKLLVDWATRAGCADRLRQRVNGRLEQPLAQLPGYVLLAQLALATGDRQAATASFDWLRQRIAGETLQSSAEMACHAALPALDDGELAPKAVGIVETAAKNLSAQPNQQSNDEPAASLLLLLARHQLRHGAVEAGRKSLLDYLAVCQQMNVRYTGDYGIYRRKQQLAKVATELATAGQFDEALDMLGQYADTEIGSNYGQIDVGPAVVALVRQLASAPAAERYEKLKQWSLPAKDRKSVRLLAAFVPQEELPEAFHDVASASAAAENRSSGGLTKFSNASGDLMSTLTMLVEAAQAGGQLDELAKLAHEAAHDPDQKIENAAALEIVVQLARRRPENVREAATALAAELASTPPAQAWRASGLPGAEYLAANACASNAALGDVGMGMLATLLTHAQQSQNHPLLSHLRIDVADQTARRLGQQRKDRVDELVPWQPALFISASMHRSGAARPWWAVDGRQAVHVGGGESDHFIFDYPLTGTFEITADLLDGMWAEANLGYGGLCVEAYTTGHLDVWPVGHHEQIRRPTASLMRQGSYNHYAIRVSPDAVRFSVNGKPVYRDDAPSSCAPWLDLFSSRERRTAFRNVRITGKPVVPRRVELVKGDRLDGWLAQFYNESQPARIYKGEPNDRSGGYYLFRNVVGPADYDWRAAEGVIHGRRAQGLAPGSSQSRLHYMRPLRDGETLRYEFLYEPDATHVHPALDRLVFLIEPEGVAPHWMTDGETDSTELPADNVAAEPAHRRGPRPLPLKPGEWNAMELRLAAGELSLVLNGGEIYRRPMEASNDRLFSLFHYKDRTAVQVRNVVLSGDDWPSELSEARLANLLLPIDAERNIDPAGLTDALLGEENVYLGTWQVWQTARSLPAAERYLFLRDWVLPDPVRGSVVRLYGNFTPTDPAPPVAESVGVTAPHDQRLRRVSSGGELVVPALDLVAVAAELGKLDELRSLAEARAAGDEFAARGKDALLALIAVATNNDDRAQQVLSALYPHTKNSTKDEAEYRRWSALVAAWAAFERPALRPIALAMLNQIADGSPQTGVRWERTARHLRARALLASMPDGNVSFGSPPPLTQWRTATHATAVSRGSGQPPMHWQHRPGGLMHYAGHDFDYVYFGVPLRGDFELEAELSTFGWREITSSYAASIFGVVYDRKSYTQSTFERGRPNGVIDPPLDDLGHWYRYRLSVKNGQSTAFVNGRQIVTQRLPDEPDPWLVFRSWGLFNAEARQVRITGTPQVPAELRLSAAANLDAWLAEYYGESVAGDGPNWEKRGEEIFGRKLAHTAGTRQSLLQYHRPLFEDGQIDYEFYYQAGEAAVAPAIDRLALLLEPSGVDIHWLSDAQHDRSGLTPDNRATEPQNRRGPAMLPLNDRAWNRVRLTLVGDTVTLQLNGVEVYQRDLEPTNQRVFGLYHDAAQTEARVRNVVYRGDWPKSLPPLAEQELAVSPAVRAALDPKKVVAEFKYDFRGGKPLAAQLSPAGQNAAKYITRPASGARIVLPANQEKPNAVGYETNFRLRGDFEVVAVYSGLKTVSGPKAWGPGIDLQLRLNGSDNADLLFERRQREDGQHVLQSIYARDLPGKLDRPSMLKGNTIAAASGKLKIVRSGPMIYFLFGEYGSDDYRLLSEERAGDADALRVKVYARAFSKQSGVDVVLEELSIRAESFVAPGKAP